In Deltaproteobacteria bacterium, the DNA window GGGTAACGCTCCTGGTAGGCAGTACCTTCGGGAATATCAACATGGCCCTCAACAATGAAATCAAGAAGACCGGCCATTATTATCTTTCCACCAATGGGGCCCCGGAAACCTTTTTTCAAAAGGCGGTAAAGGCCCCCTATGCCCTTAACATGACCGCCACCAGTGAGTCGGCCGGTGCGGCGGCGGCCATTTTTATGGCCAAAAAACTCAATGCCAAAAAGATTGCCTGCTTTATGCCTGATTATGTCATCGGAAAGACGACCTTCGCCGGTTTCGAGCAGGCCGCCAAGACCTTGCCGAATTTGAAGTACCAGGTTTTCTGGGTGCCCGTGAATACCACTGACATGACCCCCTATTTCATAAAGGTCAAGGAATACAACCCGGATCTGGTCTTCATCGGTTCCTGGGCCAATGATGCCATCAGCGCCCTGAAGACCTTTGCCGAGATGGGTCTGGGTAAGAACATGAAGGCCCTGCATTTCTGGCTGATGAACGTTTTCGCCACTGGCATTCCACCGGAGGCCATGGAAGGTATTTACGGACAGATGTGGTGGTACTGGGATATGAGCGGTTTCAAAGATGCCGAGGTGGTCAAGGCTTCCAAGGCCTTTTCAGAAAAGTACATTAAGACGTATAATGCACCGCCTGATCCTTATGCCATGAATGCTTATTTCGGTGTCATGGAGACGGCCCGGGGCATTGAACTGGCCGGCAGTACGGATCCTGAAAAGGTCTATAATGCCTTGATGCAGAAACCGGAATTTTTCACCGTCAAAGGTCCGGTCCATTGGAGAAAGGATGGACGGGCGGTGTACAAATATGCCACCTACATGATCAAAGGGAAAGGTTCTGCCGGGCGCAAGGGGATGTACAAGAATTTTGATTATGCCCAGATCCTGGATGCCTATGGGGG includes these proteins:
- a CDS encoding ABC transporter substrate-binding protein — its product is MMRLDKKLLGMAALAAIVGLLTVLPVLAADTVKIGIMYSLTGPGSSIGTLQEEGAKLAIKDLNDRGGITLGGKKVKVEGLFRDDETKPQVAIQRLHEMSKDQGVTLLVGSTFGNINMALNNEIKKTGHYYLSTNGAPETFFQKAVKAPYALNMTATSESAGAAAAIFMAKKLNAKKIACFMPDYVIGKTTFAGFEQAAKTLPNLKYQVFWVPVNTTDMTPYFIKVKEYNPDLVFIGSWANDAISALKTFAEMGLGKNMKALHFWLMNVFATGIPPEAMEGIYGQMWWYWDMSGFKDAEVVKASKAFSEKYIKTYNAPPDPYAMNAYFGVMETARGIELAGSTDPEKVYNALMQKPEFFTVKGPVHWRKDGRAVYKYATYMIKGKGSAGRKGMYKNFDYAQILDAYGG